GCGTTGACCGAGACCCGCCGCGCCTCCTCCAGCACGGCGAGGCAGAATTGGCCGGTCTTCACCTCGCGCAGGAACAGGTTCTTGGAATGCGCGCCCGGCAATTCGCCGCGCAGCGCCTGGGATTCGGCAACGGTGAAGACTGCCGCGTGCTGCACCGTGCGCGTGGCGATCCCCGCCGCCGCGAGGCGGGCCAGCAGCCCTTCCGGCGTCTCCATCAATCCAGCTTGATGTTGTTCGCGCGCACCACGCGGCCCCACGCCTCGGTCTCGCCCACCAGCCATTGCCGGAAGGGAGCGGCGCCCATGGCCCGGACCTCGGCGCCAAGTTCGGCCATGCGGCGCGCCACGTCGGGCACGGCAAGCGCCTGGCGGAAGGCATCGTCGAGCCGCGCGACGATGGGGGCAGGCGTCGCTCCCTGCACCAGCACGCCCTGCCAGGTGCCCGATTCCTGCGCCGGCCAGCCGAGTTCGGCGAAGGTCGGCAGATTGGGGAAATCGGGCAGGCGGCGGGGGCCGGAGACGGCGATGCCGCGCAGCCGCCCATCCTTCACGAAGGGGGCGGTGGCCGTCGCGCCATTGATGATCATCTGCGCCTCGCCGCCCGTGACGGCCGCGAGCGCCGCCGCCCCCCCGCGATAGGGCACCTGCGTCAGCTCCGCCCCCCATGCCTGGGTCAGCATCAGCGCCGTCAGGTGGTTGGCCGCGCCCACGCCGGAATGCGCGACATTGATGCTGTTCGGCGCCCGCCGGGCGAGGGCCACGAATTCCGCGGCATTGGCCGCCGGCACCGAGGGGTGAACGGCCAGGATATAGGGCGCGTAGATCAGCAGGTTGACCGGCGCGAGGTCCCGCAGCGGCTCGAAGGGCAGGCGCGTGAAGAGGGCGGGTGCGGTCGCCAGCACGCCGGTGTCGATCAGCAGCAGCGTCTGGCCATCCGGCGCGCTGCGCGCCACCAGTTCGGCCCCCAGGTTGCCGGCGGCGCCGCTGCGGTTCTCCACCACCACGTTCTGCCCGAGCAGCCGCGTCAGCTCCGGCGCCAGGATGCGGCCCAGGATGTCGCTGGTGCCGCCGGGCGCGAAGGGGACCACGAGGCGAAAGGGGCGGTCGAAACCCTGGGCGCGGGCGATGGCCGGCGCGGCCAGCGCGAGGCCCGGAAGAGCGAAGAAATGGCGGCGTTGCATGAGGTCCCTCCCCTTGTTTCCGGGGCATCATGGACCCTCGGTCTCAATTTGTGCTACCCCTCCCGTTGGAAGGCATCGCGACGCCGGGTTCGCCGACAACAGGATTGGGTCGGCCCTCACGCGTCGGTCCGAAGGAGTAGGAATGCCGCCGGCGTTCAAGATCGTCAGTGTAGCCGAGACTGCTGAAGAACCATTTGTTGTCAGTCGTTTCACACGGGCCATTGAGGAACCGCACCGTCGCTTCTTCGGCGGGCGGAGCGTCTTCGCCATGCCTGACCTCCGCACCCCGCTCGATCCGCCGATCGGCCCGAGCATCACCGAGCCGGGCATCGCCGAGCGCTGGCGCAGCTATGACCGCAGCTACCGGGCCGAGGCGCGGATCTCGCGCTTCTGGGTCGCCGACATCCACGAGGCGACGGTCTATCCGCCCTATGGGGTGGTGGGCCAGGGCGACCGGCTGGTGCGCGACACCATCCGCAACGGCAACATGCTGGCCAACCTCTTCCCCGACGCAGACCCGGCCGAGCTGCGGCAGGCGATGGCCTCGCCCGAGGTCGAGATCACCGGCCTCGCGGAGGAGCCCCAGCGCTACCTGCCCGGTCACAGCTTCCTGCTCGGCTTCGGCGTCTTCGCCAATTACTTCAACTGGACGCTGCGCTACGCCTCCCGCGTCGCGCTGTTCCAGATGATGCCGCCCTCCTGCCGGCTCGTCGTGCCCGCGCCGATCAAGCAGTACATCCGCGAGACGCTCGAATTCATGGGCGTCCCGGAAGAGCGGGTGGTGTATCTCGACGTGCCGACCGCCTTCGAGCGCCTGACGCTGGCCGCCCCCACAGCGCTCGGCCGCTACGAGATCTCGCCCCTCATCACCGAGACGCTGCGCGAGCACCCGCGGGTGACCGACCTGCCGCGCGCCGGGCGGCGGCGCCTCTACATCCCGCGCCGGAACGTTCGCATGCGGCGCGTGGTGAACGAGGCTGCGGTCGAGGACGCGCTGGCCATGCTGGGCTTCGAGGTCTTCGACAACGCCGAGTACAGCGTGCGGGATCAGGCGCACGCCTTCCGTGACGCCGAGATCGTCATCGCACCGCATGGCGCGGGCCTGTCCAACATCGTCTATTGCGACGCCGGCACGCCGGTCATCGAGATCGTGCCCGAAGGCTATGACCAGGGGGCAACCTCCTATCGCAGCCTCGCCGACCTGTTCGGCCTGAGCTACGTTCAGCTCTTCGCGCGGGAGGCCGCGCCGGACCGCAAGGGGAACCGCTGCAACGCCGACATCGAACTCGACGTGGAGGAACTGGTCCACGCGGCGCGGGCGCAACTGGTCTGATCCAGGCGGGCGCCCACCCGGCCGCGGCCAGGCCCCGCCCCGCCTGACCCGCACGCCGCAAGGCAGGAGACCCGCATGAAGAATATCCATGGATGGTGCGTGCCGGACGCCGACACCTATGTGGCCCGCAAGCACGGGGACAAGTTCGGCCGTTACCAGCGCAAGGACCTCGCCAAGGCGATCTCCTTCGTCCGGAACCGGACATTCGCCCTGGATATCGGCGGGCATATCGGGACCTCGGCGGTGTATTTCGCCGGCATCTTCGGCCGGGTCGTCTCCTTCGAGCCGGCCGCCGACACCTTCGAATGCCTCACCACGAACATCCAGGCTTTCGGCGTGAAGAACGTGGAGTGCCGCAACTTCGCCCTCTCCGACGCGCCCGGCCAGGCGCAGCTGATGAGCTACCCGCGCGATCCCGGCAATGTCGGCGCCCGCTTCCTGGGCGAGGGCGAGGGCGTCGAGGTGCGGCGGCTGGATGATTTCGGCTTCCCCGGGCCCGATTTCGTCAAGATCGACGTCGAGGGGTGGGAATCGCGCGTGCTGCTCGGCGGCAAGGCGACCATCCTGCAATCCCGCCCGGTCATCATGTTCGAGGTGCGCGGACTCAGCGACCGCCTGGGGGCGGACATCCCCACCCCGCAATCCGTGCTGGCCGCCTGGGGGGCCCAGTGCCTGCTGCAGCTCTCGGGCGACGAGGTCTGGGGCTGGGCTGACACGGCCCTTCCCGCCGGCGGGTAACGGCCGCCCGCTCAGGCGCTCCCATCCGGCCGGGGCCGCTTGAACTCGAAGCAGATATGCCCGGCATATTGCAGCTTCAGGGCATTCACCTCCCGCAGCCCGGCACCTGGGCGGGGGACGTAGTCCCGCATCAGCTCCTGGGCGGGAAAGCGGTCGGAGAGGAAGCCCTTGAGGCGCTCCAGCTCGGCCACATCGGCCGCGTCCAGCCCTTCCTTCGCGAGCAGCTGCCCGATCAGCAGGTTCAGCGGTGAATCCCGGTCGAAATAGGCGCGGAAGCTGCGGCTGCGCGTCCGCAGCCCGCGCAGGAAGAGGTTGCGCAGCGTCAGCGTCACACCGTCAACGCCCGGCCGCATCTCGACGAGCGACAGCCCCGCCTCCACCGCGATGGTGGCGAAACCGAACCAGGTGAAGTTCCAGTAGCTGTTCGAATGGAAGGGCTCGAGCTGCGAGACCGAGCCGATGAAGCGCCCGCCCGGCTTCAGCACGCGGCGGATCTCGCGCATCAGCGGCTCGGGGTGGCGCACATGCTCGAAGACCTGGCGCGAGAAGACCACGTCGAAGCGGGCATCCTCGAAGGGGATCTTCACGCCGTCATAGGTGACGAAGCGGCAATCGGTGCGCGTGCGGGCGCGCACCTCCGCGCTGTCGGCGATGTCGAGGCCGATCCAGTCCACCGTCGGGTGGCGGGCCCGGACCAGGTCGAAGGAGCGGCCATCGCCCGCGCCGAGGTCGAGGAACTGGAGCGGCGCCTCGGTCGGCGGGATGCGGGCGAGGTAGTAGTCGGCATCCACCTGGCGTGCGTGGTCGGCAGGAATCGCCTGCTGCACCTCCCGCGGGGTGAGCGGCTTGCGGTGCCGCGCCAGCGCCTCCTCCAGCCGGAACAGCCCGCGCTCCTCCAGATGGGCCATGAGGCGGCTCCAGGCGGCGTCGTTCTGCTTGCGGTTCGCCTGGAACAGCGTCTCGTCCTTGGCCTCGGGCGGGCTGAGGCGGTCGCCGAAGGGGCCGCGCTTGAGGTCGGGATCCACCAGCACCGTGGGCACGCCGGCCGCGATGGTGGCCGCCTTGAAGGCGAGGTCGTCCTGGCGGGGCGCGAGCGCGCGCAGCGTCTCCAGCAGGTCGAGATCGGGGAAGAAGCGCGTGTTGTAGAGCACGCCGCGAAACCCGGTCGCGATGGTGAACAGGCCGGTGAGGGCGGGCGGCAGCGCACCGAAGGCATCGGCGCCGGCCGGCAGCACGGGCCAGCGGGAATAGGGCAGGAAGCGGCCCCCCTCCACCGCGATCGCGCGGCAGCGATGGGCCACCACGCAGCGGTGGCGGCGATAGGTCTCGAGCAGACCCGCCAGCCATTGCTGCGGGTAGATCATGTCGTCATCCACCGTGACGATCAGCCGCTCCTGCCCGGCATAGCGGCGCAGCGCCGGCAGCAGCTTGCGATAAGGCCCGGTGTTGGGCGCATAGACGAGCTCGACCCGCCCCTCGGCCCAGAGCTGACGCAGGCCGGAGGGCAGCGCCTCGGGCTGGATGCCCTCATCCAGCAGGTAGGGCTCCTGCGAGATCACCAGCATGACGTGGTCCGGCGCGGGCGCCTGCGTCAGGAGCGACTGGACCACGCGGTCCACCTGCCCGATGCGGGAGCGGATCGAGGTCAGCGAGATGGTGACCGGCGGAAGATCCACGCTGGGAGGCGCCTCGGTCACCGCGCTCCCGCTCACCCGGCGCCAGCCTGTGCCGGGGCGGCGAAGATGTGGAAATCAGAGAAGGTCGTCTCGGTCTTCCGCGCCGGGTCCCATGGATAGGGGTTGGGGATGTGCAGCACGCGGCGCCATTCGGGGAAGCGCGCCGCGATGAAATCCGTGAAGCGGCGGTGCCGGATGTGCGAGCCCGTATAGGGCTCCTCGTGATTGCTGGAATAGATCACGACGAAGCGCAGCGCGTGCTGGAAGAGATCCTCCATGTAGGTCTCGAAGACCTCATCCTCGACCAGATGGTAGATCACGTCGCCCGAGACGGTGATGTCGCAGCGCAGATTGCCCGGAAGGTCGTCGGGATGGAGGAAGCGGTAGAGCGGCTGGTCCGCGAAGCGCGCGCGCAGCGCCGCCAGCGCGGTGCGGGAGACATCCAGGCCGACATAGGGCAAGGGCGTCATCAGGCTGAGCTGATTGCCGTCGCCGCAGCCGAAATCCATGAGCGAGGCGGCCCTGGTCTCGGCGATCACGCGGTTGATCACATCCGCCTTGAAGCGCGCGAGCCGCCCGTAGCTGCCGCTGCCGGAATTCCTGCCGCGCTTGTATCGCTTCTCCCAGTATTCGGCAGAGTTGATCATCCGCGGTCCCTTTCGACGGAGCAGGCCAGCAGCGCGAGGGTGGTGGGTCGGGAGGGGATCGAACCCTCGGCCGCGAGATTAAAAGTCCCGTGCTCTACCGCTGAGCTACCGACCCCCGGGTCGCGCAAGTGGGGGCACTCCCGTGCGGCGCGAAACACACTGCACGGGAGCCCTTGTCAAGCCGGGCTCAGGTGTCGGCCAGCACGCGCATGCGGATCAGGCGATCGGCCGGCGCCGGCACCGTGCCGCTGCCGCCCACGCCGCGCTTGATGCGGTCCACGAACTCCATGCCGGCGGTGACCTGGCCCCAGATGGTGTACTGGCCATCGAGGCTCGGCGTCGGCGCGAACATGATGAAGAACTGGCTGTTCGCGCTGTTCGGGTCCTGGGCGCGGGCCATGCCGCAGGTGCCGCGCAGGAAGCGCGCGCGCGACGGCGGGCTGAACTCGGCGCGCAGGTCGGCGAAGCCGCGGTCGCGGAAGCCGCCCATGCCGGTGCCGGTCGGGTCGCCGCCCTGGGCCATGAACCCCTCGATCACGCGGTGGAAGGGCGTGTTGTCGTAGAGGCCCTGGCGGGTCAGCGTCTTGATGCGCTCGACATGCAGCGGCGCCAGGTCGGGGCGGAGCTGGATGGTCACGCGGCCATTGTCCTTCAGCTCCATGATGAGGGTGTTCTCGCGGTCCGGGGCGGCCTGCGCCTCGGCTTCATTGTTCTCGGACATCATCGCTCCTGCTGCGATCAGGGTTGTGGTCATAAGCGCGCGGCGGTTCATGGGTGATCCTCCGTTGTTGGAATTACTTGCGGACTTTCGCCAGCGTCCGTTCCAGCGTCAGCGCCGGCACGAAGCTGGAGACGTCTCCCCCAAGCTGCGCGATCTCCTTCACGAAGCGCGAGGAGATGAAGTGGTTCCTCTCGCTCGCCATGAGGAAGACGGTCTCGATCTCGGGATCGAGCCGGGCATTCATCCCGCACATCTGGAACTCATAGTCGAAATCGGAGACGGCGCGCAGCCCGCGCACGATCATCTGCGCCCCCACCTCGCGCGCGAAGGCGACGAGGAGGCCGGTGAAGGGCCGGACCTCGATCACGCAGCCGGTGCGGCTGGCGATGGCAGCGGTCTCGGCCGAGACAAGCTCGGCGCGCTCCTCCAGCGAGAAGAGCGGCCCCTTGCCGATGTTCATGGCGACGCCGATGACCAGGCGGTCCACCAGCCGCGCGGCGCGGCCGATGACGTCGAGATGCCCATTGGTCACCGGGTCGAAGGTGCCCGGGTAAAGGGCGACGCGGTCAGTCATTCCGGGGTGGCTTCCTGTTCATTGTCCTCGGCTTCTTCGTCCAGGACGGGGAAGCAGCTCGTCACGCGCTCCGCCTCGTCCAGCCGTTGCAGCATGACGCCTTGCGACTGCCGCCCGGTCTTGCGCACCTGCTCCGCCTCGAAGCGGATGGCCTGGCCGCCATCGGTCATCAGCATGATGTGGTCGCCCGCCTGCACGGCGAAGCAGGCGACGACGGCGCTGCCGGTGCGGCGGCTCAGGCTGATGCCGTTGATGCCCTGCCCGCCGCGGCCGGTGACGCGATACTCATAGGCGCTGCTGCGCTTGCCGAAGCCGCGGTCGGTCACGGTCAGCAGGAACTGCTCGGCCGCCTCCAGCTCCGCGATGCGCTCGGCCGTCAGCGTGATCTCGGCGGCGCCGGCCTCCTCGGCTTCCTCCGGCGCGGGCGCGGGCTCCGCCGCCTCCTCCGTGCCTTCGGCGCGGCGCTTGTGCTTGAGGTAGGCCGCGCGCTCCTCGACCGTGGCATTCACATGGCCGAGCACCGCCAGCGCGATCACCTCGTCGCCCTTCGCGAGGCGGATGCCGCGCACGCCGGTCGAATCGCGCCCGGCGAAGACGCGCAGCGTGTCCGCATCGGCCACGAAACGGATCGCCTTGCCCTGGCGGGTGGCGAGCAGCACGTCATCGCCCTCGCGGCAGGTGGCGACACCGACCAGCGAATCGCCCTCCTCCAGCTTCATGGCGATGAGGCCGGAGGAGCGGACATTGCGGAAATCGCTCAGGCGGTTGCGCCGTACATCGCCGCTCTGGGTCGCGAAGACCAGGTGGAGGTGCTCCCACAGGCTTTCATCCTGCGGCAGCGGCAGCACGGCGGTGACGCTCTCGCCCTCCTGCAATTGCAGCACCTGGCGCAGCGAGCGGCCCTTGCCGTTCGTGCCGCCCTCCGGCAACTGCCAGACCTTCTCGCGGAAAGCGATGCCGCGGCTCGTGAAGAACAGCACCCATTGATGGGTGTGGCCCACGAAGCTGCGCACCACCACGTCATCGGCGCGCGTCGAGGCCGCGCTGCGCCCCTTGCCCCCGCGATTCTGCGCTCGGAACACATCGAGCGGCGTGCGCTTCACATAGCCATCGCGCGTCAGCGTCACGATCATCGAGGCCGGCGCGATCAGGCTCTCATCGTCAATATCGGCCGCGTGCTCGACGATGCGGGTCAGGCGCGGCTGGTGCAGCGTGCCGCGGATCGCCAGCAGCTCGTCCGTCATGACCTCCATGCGGCGCGGCCGGCTGGAGAGGATCTCCAGCAGCTCGACGATGCGCGCCCCCACTTCCTTCAGCTCGGCATCGATCTTCTCGCGCTCGAGCCCGGTGAGGCGTTGCAGGCGCAGCTCCAGGATGCCGCGGGCCTGCGCCTCGGTCAGGCGCATGGTGCCGGCGGGCGAGAGCTCATTGCCCTCGTCCTGCACGAGCGCCACCAGCGGCGCCACATCGGCCGCCGGCCAGTCGCGCGCCATCAGCGCCACGCGGGCGGCGGCGGCGTCCGGGCTTTCGCGGATCAGGCGGATCACCTCGTCGATGTTCGCCACCGCGATGGCGAGGCCGATCAGGTTGTGCGCCCGCTCCCGCGCCTTCATCAGGCGATGGCGCGAGCGGCGGAGGATGACTTCCTCGCGGAAGGCGATGAAGGCCTGCAGCGCCTCGCGGATGCCCATCTGCTGCGGGCGGCCGCCATTCAGCGCCAGGAAATTCACCGGGAAGCTGATCTGCAGCGAGGTCATCCGGTAGAGCTGGTTCAGCACCACCTCCGCCACCGCCTCGCGCTTCAGCTCGATCACGATGCGCAGGCCCGAGCGATCGCTCTCGTCGCGGAGGTCGCTGATGCCCTCGATGAGCTTGGAGCGCACCAGCTCCGCGATGCGCTCGATCAGCACCGACTTGTTCACCTGGTACGGGATCTCGTTGACGATGATGGCCTGGCGGCCACCCTTCATGTCCTCGATCACGCAATCGGCGCGCAGCGGGATGGAGCCGCGCCCCGTCTCGAAGGCGGAGCGGATGCCCGAGCGGCCGAGGATCAGGCCCCCCGTCGGGAAATCCGGGCCGGGGATGATCTCCATCAGCTCGGCCAGCGTCGTCTCCGGCTCGGCGATCAGCTTGAGCGTCGCGTTGATCACCTCGGTCGGGTTGTGCGGCGGGATGTTCGTCGCCATGCCGACGGCAATGCCGCCCGCGCCATTCACCAGCAGGTTCGGGAAGGCGGCCGGCAGGACGCGCGGCTCCTCGGCGCTTTCATCGTAGTTCGGGATGAAATCGACCGTGTCCTCGTCAATGCCCTCCAGCAGGGCGGCGGCGGACTTCGCCAGGCGCACCTCGGTGTAGCGCATGGCCGCCGGCGGGTCGCCGTCCATCGAGCCGAAATTGCCCTGGCCATCCACCAGCGGCACCCGCATCGAGAAGCCCTGCGCCATGCGGACCATGGCGTCGTAGATCGCAGAGTCGCCATGCGGGTGATACTTGCCCATCACGTCGCCGACGACGCGGGCCGATTTGCGGTGCGGCTTGTCGGCCGTGTAGCCCGCCTCGTGCATGGCGTAGAGGATGCGCCGGTGCACCGGCTTCAGCCCGTCCCGCACATCGGGCAGCGCGCGGCTGACGATGACGGACATCGCGTAGTCGAGATAGGAGCGGCGCATCTCCTCTTCGAGGGCGATGGGGGCCACGTCCATGGGCTTGGGGATTTCGTCGCTCAAATGGCTGGTCCTGGTTGGTTGGACACCCAGGGGCTCTGCCCCTGGACCCCGGCAGGAAACTCAGTTTCCTGCACCTTCGACAGATGGTGGTGCAGGAGGCTCGCCTCCTGCTGGGGGTGCGGGGGGCAAAGCCCCTCGCAACGCTCAGAACGGAATATCGTCATCCATATCCGGCTTCTTCCCCGCATCCCAGCCGCCCGAGCGCGGCGCGCCGCCGCGGGCCGGGGCCGAGCTGCGCTCCCCACCACCCGAATACCCGCCGCCGCCGCTGCGGCCCGAATACCCGCCCTCCTCGGCCATCTCGCCGCCACCACCCGAGGAACGGCCGCCAACCAGCGCCAGCTCGCCGCGATACTGCCGCAGGACGATCTCGGTCGTGTACTTGTCCTGGCCCGAGGCGTCCTGCCACTTCCGGGTCTCCAGCTGGCCCTCGATGTAGACCTCGCTGCCCTTCTTCAGATAGCGCTCGGCGATCTCGCCGAGCTTCTCGTTGAAGATGGCGACGGCATGCCACTCGGTCCGCTCCTGCTGGTTGCCCTCGCGGTCCTTGTAGCGCTCGCTGGTCGCGATCCGCAGATTCACGACCTTGCCGCCATTCTGGAAGTTGCGCACCTCCGGGTCCTTGCCGAGGCGGCCCAGGATGATCACCTTGTTCACACCGGCCATGCGCTGCGACTCCTTGCAATTTGGTTCCGGAACCTAGCTTTTCCGGATTGGCCGGGCCAGCCCCGCGCCAAGGCTTGGCACCCGCCCCTATTCTGGTGCAAAAGCACCGTGAACACAATGCGAACATTCTGCCTGGAGTGCCCCCCATGCCGCGCGACGCGCATCCCCCTGCCCAGGCGCCCCTGTCTGAGAACAAGACCGACCTGATCCGCATCCGCGGCGCCCGGCAGCACAATCTGAAATCGGTGGATCTCGACCTGCCGCGCGGCAAGCTCGTGGTGCTGACCGGCCTTTCCGGCTCCGGCAAGTCATCCCTGGCCTTCGACACCATCTACGCCGAGGGCCAGCGCCGCTACGTCGAATCGCTCAGCGCCTATGCGCGGCAATTCCTCCAGCTCATGCAGAAGCCCGATGTGGACAGCATCGAGGGCCTCTCGCCCGCCATCTCCATCGAGCAGAAGACCACCAGCCACAACCCGCGCTCCACCGTCGGCACGGTGACCGAGATCCATGACTACATGCGCCTGCTCTGGGCGCGCGTCGGCGTGCCCTACAGCCCCGCCACCGGCCTGCCGATCGAGGCTCAGACCGTCTCGCAGATGGTGGACCGCGTGATGGCCATGCCCGAGGGCACGCGGCTGCTGATCCTGGCGCCCGTCATCCGCGGCAAGAAGGGCGAGTACCGGAAGGAGCTCGCCGAATACCAGCGTCGCGGCTTCGAGCGCGTAAAGATCAACGGCACCCTCACCTTGATCAGCGAGGCCCCCAAGCTCGACAAGAAGCTGAAGCACGACATCGAGGTGGTGGTGGACCGCGTTGTGGTGCGTGACGGCCTGGCCCAGCGCCTGGCCGACAGCTTCGAGACCGCCTTGGCCCTGGCCGACGGCATCGCCTATGCCGAGAATGCCGATGGCGGCGAGCGCACCGTGTTCAGCCAGAAATTCGCCTGCCCCGTCTCCGGCTTCTCCATCGAGGAGATCGAGCCCCGCCTCTTCAGCTTCAACTCCCCCCAGGGCGCCTGCCCCACCTGCGACGGCCTGGGCACCGAAAGCTTCTTCGACCCCGCTCTGGTCATCCCCAACCCGGCGCTGAGCCTGAAGGAGGGCGCCATCGTCCCCTGGGCCGGCAATGCCAGCAGCCCCTATTACGACCAGACGCTGGTGAGCCTCGCCAAGCATCTCAAGATCGGCATGGAGACCGCCTGGGAAGACCTCCCCGAGGCCGCGCAGCACGCCATCCTGCATGGCACGGGCGGCGAGGCGGTGACGCTGCGCTACAAGGACGGGCTGCGCGCCTATGAGGTGCAGAAGCCCTTCGAGGGCGTGATCCGGAATCTCGAGCGCCGCTTCCGCGAGAGCGACAACCCATGGGTGCGCGAGGACATGGCGCGCTATCAGGCGGACAAGCCCTGCCACGCCTGCGGTGGCCATCGCCTGAAGCCGCAATCCCTGGCCGTGAAGGTCGCGGGCTGCCACATCGGCGAGGCCTCGGCCCTCTCCATCCGCCGCGCGAAGGATTGGTTCGCGGGGGTGATGGAAACGCTCACGCCGCAGCGCCAGGACATCGCGCGGCGCATCCTGCGCGAGATCGAGGACCGGCTGCAGTTCCTGAACGATGTCGGCCTCGACTACCTCTCGCTCTCGCGCTCCTCGGCCACGCTATCCGGCGGCGAGAGCCAGCGCATCCGCCTCGCCTCGCAGATCGGCTCCGGCCTGACCGGCGTGCTCTATGTGCTGGATGAGCCCAGCATCGGCCTGCACCAGCGCGACAATGAGCGCCTGCTCGGCACGCTGCGTCGCCTGCGGGACCTCGGCAATTCCGTCATCGTCGTCGAGCATGACGAGGATGCGATCCGCACCGCCGACTACCTCGTGGATATCGGCCCGGGCGCCGGCAAGGCGGGCGGCACCATCGTCAGCCAGGGCACGCCGGAACAGGTGGCGGCCGACACGAACAGCCTGACCGGCGCCTATCTCGCCGGCCGCCGCGAGATCCCGATGCCGGCGCAGCGCCGCGCGATCGACAGGAAGCGCATGCTCCGCGTCGTCGGCGCCACCGGCAACAACCTGAAGGATGTGACAGCGGAGTTCCCGCTCGGCACCTTCACCGCCATCGCCGGCGTCTCCGGCGGCGGCAAATCGACGCTCGTGATCGAGACGCTGTTCAACGGCCTCAGCCGCAAGCTCATGGGCGCCTCCGTCGTGCCGGCCCCCCACCAGCGTATCGAGGGGATCGAGCTGATCGACAAGGTCATCGACATCGACCAGTCGCCCATCGGCCGCACGC
This region of Sediminicoccus rosea genomic DNA includes:
- a CDS encoding methyltransferase, with amino-acid sequence MINSAEYWEKRYKRGRNSGSGSYGRLARFKADVINRVIAETRAASLMDFGCGDGNQLSLMTPLPYVGLDVSRTALAALRARFADQPLYRFLHPDDLPGNLRCDITVSGDVIYHLVEDEVFETYMEDLFQHALRFVVIYSSNHEEPYTGSHIRHRRFTDFIAARFPEWRRVLHIPNPYPWDPARKTETTFSDFHIFAAPAQAGAG
- the coaD gene encoding pantetheine-phosphate adenylyltransferase, with the protein product MTDRVALYPGTFDPVTNGHLDVIGRAARLVDRLVIGVAMNIGKGPLFSLEERAELVSAETAAIASRTGCVIEVRPFTGLLVAFAREVGAQMIVRGLRAVSDFDYEFQMCGMNARLDPEIETVFLMASERNHFISSRFVKEIAQLGGDVSSFVPALTLERTLAKVRK
- a CDS encoding FkbM family methyltransferase; the protein is MKNIHGWCVPDADTYVARKHGDKFGRYQRKDLAKAISFVRNRTFALDIGGHIGTSAVYFAGIFGRVVSFEPAADTFECLTTNIQAFGVKNVECRNFALSDAPGQAQLMSYPRDPGNVGARFLGEGEGVEVRRLDDFGFPGPDFVKIDVEGWESRVLLGGKATILQSRPVIMFEVRGLSDRLGADIPTPQSVLAAWGAQCLLQLSGDEVWGWADTALPAGG
- a CDS encoding glycosyltransferase family 61 protein encodes the protein MPDLRTPLDPPIGPSITEPGIAERWRSYDRSYRAEARISRFWVADIHEATVYPPYGVVGQGDRLVRDTIRNGNMLANLFPDADPAELRQAMASPEVEITGLAEEPQRYLPGHSFLLGFGVFANYFNWTLRYASRVALFQMMPPSCRLVVPAPIKQYIRETLEFMGVPEERVVYLDVPTAFERLTLAAPTALGRYEISPLITETLREHPRVTDLPRAGRRRLYIPRRNVRMRRVVNEAAVEDALAMLGFEVFDNAEYSVRDQAHAFRDAEIVIAPHGAGLSNIVYCDAGTPVIEIVPEGYDQGATSYRSLADLFGLSYVQLFAREAAPDRKGNRCNADIELDVEELVHAARAQLV
- a CDS encoding class I SAM-dependent methyltransferase, translating into MDLPPVTISLTSIRSRIGQVDRVVQSLLTQAPAPDHVMLVISQEPYLLDEGIQPEALPSGLRQLWAEGRVELVYAPNTGPYRKLLPALRRYAGQERLIVTVDDDMIYPQQWLAGLLETYRRHRCVVAHRCRAIAVEGGRFLPYSRWPVLPAGADAFGALPPALTGLFTIATGFRGVLYNTRFFPDLDLLETLRALAPRQDDLAFKAATIAAGVPTVLVDPDLKRGPFGDRLSPPEAKDETLFQANRKQNDAAWSRLMAHLEERGLFRLEEALARHRKPLTPREVQQAIPADHARQVDADYYLARIPPTEAPLQFLDLGAGDGRSFDLVRARHPTVDWIGLDIADSAEVRARTRTDCRFVTYDGVKIPFEDARFDVVFSRQVFEHVRHPEPLMREIRRVLKPGGRFIGSVSQLEPFHSNSYWNFTWFGFATIAVEAGLSLVEMRPGVDGVTLTLRNLFLRGLRTRSRSFRAYFDRDSPLNLLIGQLLAKEGLDAADVAELERLKGFLSDRFPAQELMRDYVPRPGAGLREVNALKLQYAGHICFEFKRPRPDGSA
- a CDS encoding Bug family tripartite tricarboxylate transporter substrate binding protein, translating into MQRRHFFALPGLALAAPAIARAQGFDRPFRLVVPFAPGGTSDILGRILAPELTRLLGQNVVVENRSGAAGNLGAELVARSAPDGQTLLLIDTGVLATAPALFTRLPFEPLRDLAPVNLLIYAPYILAVHPSVPAANAAEFVALARRAPNSINVAHSGVGAANHLTALMLTQAWGAELTQVPYRGGAAALAAVTGGEAQMIINGATATAPFVKDGRLRGIAVSGPRRLPDFPNLPTFAELGWPAQESGTWQGVLVQGATPAPIVARLDDAFRQALAVPDVARRMAELGAEVRAMGAAPFRQWLVGETEAWGRVVRANNIKLD
- a CDS encoding peptidylprolyl isomerase; this translates as MSENNEAEAQAAPDRENTLIMELKDNGRVTIQLRPDLAPLHVERIKTLTRQGLYDNTPFHRVIEGFMAQGGDPTGTGMGGFRDRGFADLRAEFSPPSRARFLRGTCGMARAQDPNSANSQFFIMFAPTPSLDGQYTIWGQVTAGMEFVDRIKRGVGGSGTVPAPADRLIRMRVLADT
- the gyrA gene encoding DNA gyrase subunit A, coding for MDVAPIALEEEMRRSYLDYAMSVIVSRALPDVRDGLKPVHRRILYAMHEAGYTADKPHRKSARVVGDVMGKYHPHGDSAIYDAMVRMAQGFSMRVPLVDGQGNFGSMDGDPPAAMRYTEVRLAKSAAALLEGIDEDTVDFIPNYDESAEEPRVLPAAFPNLLVNGAGGIAVGMATNIPPHNPTEVINATLKLIAEPETTLAELMEIIPGPDFPTGGLILGRSGIRSAFETGRGSIPLRADCVIEDMKGGRQAIIVNEIPYQVNKSVLIERIAELVRSKLIEGISDLRDESDRSGLRIVIELKREAVAEVVLNQLYRMTSLQISFPVNFLALNGGRPQQMGIREALQAFIAFREEVILRRSRHRLMKARERAHNLIGLAIAVANIDEVIRLIRESPDAAAARVALMARDWPAADVAPLVALVQDEGNELSPAGTMRLTEAQARGILELRLQRLTGLEREKIDAELKEVGARIVELLEILSSRPRRMEVMTDELLAIRGTLHQPRLTRIVEHAADIDDESLIAPASMIVTLTRDGYVKRTPLDVFRAQNRGGKGRSAASTRADDVVVRSFVGHTHQWVLFFTSRGIAFREKVWQLPEGGTNGKGRSLRQVLQLQEGESVTAVLPLPQDESLWEHLHLVFATQSGDVRRNRLSDFRNVRSSGLIAMKLEEGDSLVGVATCREGDDVLLATRQGKAIRFVADADTLRVFAGRDSTGVRGIRLAKGDEVIALAVLGHVNATVEERAAYLKHKRRAEGTEEAAEPAPAPEEAEEAGAAEITLTAERIAELEAAEQFLLTVTDRGFGKRSSAYEYRVTGRGGQGINGISLSRRTGSAVVACFAVQAGDHIMLMTDGGQAIRFEAEQVRKTGRQSQGVMLQRLDEAERVTSCFPVLDEEAEDNEQEATPE